From Fulvivirga lutea:
TCGCCTCGGAACTTGTGGTTGAAGGCGATGACGAAGAACTAGCACTCAACTTAAATGGAAAGAAAAGAAAGTTAAAAAAGAAAGATTTTGAAATAGCTATGAAAGGCGCTGGCCTTGATGAAAAGGTAATTGAAAACATTTTCAAAAAATATAAAAAACTATTTCCAAAATGGGCTGTTTTCGTTAATCACAGCTTTTTAAACGATGAGATGAAAGAAGCGTATCAGGAGTTAATAAATCGTAAAGCCCAGCAGCTAGAACTTGAAAATTAAAATCTATGCAATTATTCTTCGTTTGAATTGCTTCCGAGGCATTATTCCTTCAACACCATATCAATACACATAACCGCAGCCAGAATCAGGATTCTCAATCGGTTATCCTGAGGGACGGATTCATCAATCTTCAACATGTAATTATCGGCTGAAGTAAATAATTCCTTACCGAAGCCCGACCACTGTTTACTCACATGTGCAAACTCATGACCCTCTTTCACAAACTTAAAATCCCAGCTAGTCCATTTACCTTTGAGCGTACAAACCACCTTATTGTTCATATCCAGAAGATTGAACTTGCCGCCTATTGAAAAGAATTGCTGTTTGAATTTACCTACCAGGTTATCTTTCTCGTCAAACACATCTACAGTGGATAAAAAGAGAGAAATACCTCTTTTCACTTTGATGATCTGCTCACCGCCCGGAGTGGAAATAACCACTTCGAAGGGAGTCATTCGTTTATAATCTGTAAAGCGAAACATCTTGGTAAAGAACCCAAGATTGGGTTCTCTACATTCCAATATTATTTCCTGCGTTTCAGGATCATAAATATCATAATTGTTTGATGCCTTGAACATGCCTACATGTTCTTTAACAAAAAAGAGGTTTTTATTAAGTATCGGGTGCATTCTTAAGCTTTAACAGGTTCTCTATGCCCTACCCACGTAAATCGCTTAATCACATACTCAGGGTTAGTAAATGACGCATTACCTGCCGGGTTACCGCCAGTCACATGAAAATCACTAAAGCCGGCATTCTGATTCATATAAATACCCCCAACTAAGTTGAAACTAACCGGAGTAGCCGCTAATGACATTTGATCAGCGATCATTTCTTTCGTATCGGCATCAGTACTATACGCACCGCAAGAAATGGCCCCATGCTTAATGGCCATATCTTTAGCCAAAGCAACTGATTCTTTCGTGTCTTTAGTCTTCACTAAAATGACAATTGGGCCAAACAGTTCAGAGCTGAATTTTTGCTTATCGGCAGCATCCATGGTTAAAACAGCCGGAGTTGCAATTCTTGCATCTTTAAACATTGGATTTTCAATTGAACGAGACTCCAACAGTACCTTACCTCCCAACTGACCAATAGTTTCCACTCTTTCGCATGTATTTTTATTCTGAACCGCACCTAACACAAACGGACCTGCTTTTGGATTACCTACTAATCCATTAATATTCTCAACTAGTTTCGCTGCGAACTCATCAAAAGAAACGTTGCCATCGGGAGTATTAATACCACCTTCCGGAATGTAGAAATTCTGAGGTGCAGTACACATCTGGCCGCTGTAGAGTGTTACTGAGAATGCCAGGTTGGCCGCCACTTTATCGATATTTTCAGCTGAATCTAAGATCACAGAGTTTACACCCGTTTTCTCTGTAAATACCGCCTTGCCTGAAAGGCCTTCCAAATAACTACCGAAATGCGAGTTACCAGTAAAGTCAATCACTTTCACTGCTTCGTGCTCTGCCAATTCCTTAGTGATGGTTTTATCATATGTATCTACAGCCAGCTGACAGATATTTGGATCCATATTATTCTCAGCTAAAACATTCTGTATTTCTGCTACGAAAATCGCCATTGGTAAAATCGCGCCCGGGTGAGGCTTTACTATTACAGGATTACCTGTTACCAAACTTGCATAGACGCCCGGCACACTATTCCATGTAGGGAAAGTGGAACACCCAATAACAAGGCCAAGACCTTTCGGCACAGCGCGCCATTGCTTATCTAAAGTAATATTGAATTTACCCATCGGTTTATCCCAAACCACATTTTTAGGAAACCTATTAAGTTCTTCGTAGCCTGCCGCGATGGCTTCTAACGCTCTATCAGCTGCATGCGGACCCGATGCCTGAAAGGCCATCATGTACCCCTGGCCGGTAGTATGCATAGTGGCATAAGCTACCTCAAAAAATCGCTCTTTCACTCTCTCAAGGGATTCTACCAAAATTCCTGCTCGGTCATTTACATCCACTTTTCTCCAGGAGTTGAAAGCGGTTAAGCCTCTCTCAACTAAGGTCTCCACACCAAAAGCAGGATACTGAATATTCAAAGGAGTTTGCATGTATGGCGACTCCTCTACACCTATCCATGATTTTGGATTTTCTTGTTTTAGTTCTTCAAACTTCTTGCCTACGCTAGCTTGAAATTTCTTTCTGCCATCCGCGTCAGCTGTTTCACCATATACTGATGGTGATGGATGCTCCGGATAAGCTGCGAAAAAAGTTCTTTCGTGTAGCGCTTTTACGGCTTTATCTAAAATATCTTTATGCTTCGAATATAAACTCATAAGAATTGTGTTTTATCAATGATTAGGATAGCGAAGATAAGCCATCTTACATTAAAATCTCAACCGATTGCACCAGCGAAATGTTATTGTCTTGGGGTTTACCATTTGGCGATTCGATATATTTAAAACTGAATCTAATTTTAGTGTTGAAAAGGCTTATATCCATATTCTTTTTATTGATACTTTCTGCGCCTGTTCTGATAGGTCAGAAAAGAACATATGAGCTACCCAAAGGCGTTAATGATAGTCAGTATGATGCCAATACCATTATTGTAAAACTGAAGTCCGGTGAGCACAAGGCAAAATCCTTAGCGAACACAGAGCTTTTCAGTAAACCTCCACAAGCCGCTTTACTCCATACAGCCCAAAAAAATAATCACCCGCTATCTTCCATTTATAAAGTTCAGGTTGAAGAAGGAAAGTCCGTATTGGAAGAAATTAATAGATTACTTAGCTATGATGAGGTGGAATATGCAGAACCTTATTTCAATCATAGGCCACTATTATTACCGAATGATCCGGGCGCCAATCCAACTACTGGCGCACAATACTATTTAAATAATATCAGGGCCTATGATGCCTGGAGTATTGAACAAGGAGATTCTACCATTGTCATTGGAATTTTGGACTCCGGAGTTGAGCCCAATCATACTGATATGGTCAATCAAATTGCCTATAACTTCAATGACCCTATCAATGGTATTGATGATGATGGCGATGGGTTGGTTGACAATTTCGCTGGTTGGGATATTGCGGATAACGATAACAATCCCGTGGCGGATGTAGATGTGCATGGAACCGAGGTTGGGGCTGTATCTTCCGCCCGAACGAATAATGGAATTGGTATTGCTGGAACTGGCTATAAATCAAAATTCCTGCCTATTAAAATTTTCACTTCGCCAGCCAACAATTTCAAATTTGGTTATGAAGCTATTGCTCTGGCTGCCGATTTAGGTTGTAAGGTGATTAACCTATCGTGGGGTTCTGCGGGTTCTTTCTCACAATTCGGACAGGATGTAATTAATTATGCCGTGTTGGAAAAAGATGTAGTGATCATTGCAGCGGCAGGAAACACCAATGAAGAATTGGATTTTTATCCCGCTTCATTCGATAATGTAATTTCCGTAAGTGCCTCAGACATCAACGATGAAAAAACATTCTTCGCGACCTTCAGTCATAAAGTAGATATGGTGGCACCAGGCATTGAAATATATACAGCCACCAATGGAAACACCTATGGAGGTGGCAGAAGTGGCACTTCCTTTTCGGCTCCGATGGTAGCAGGGGCAGCTGCGCTGGTAAGAGCGCGTTTTCCTGATTTATCTGCACAGCAAGTAATGGAAAGACTCCGGGCAACGGCTGATGATATCTACACCATTGGCACTAACTCAACTTATGAAGGCATGCTCGGCAAAGGGCGACTTAACATGCTCAGAGCACTTACGGATGTCACGCCTTCTATTCGTATCGATTCTTCAAATTATACGAATGGGCTAGGCAATTTTGCCTATCGTGGAGATACATTGGAACTCCATTTTCAATTCAAAAATTATTTGGATGCATTTCAATCAGGTGAGATTACGATCAGCAGCAATTCACCACATGTAACATTTCTAACCAACACTTTTAATGTTGCATCACTAAGCACATTGCAATCTACCGACAATTTTGACGAACCATTTCAGGTAAAACTTTCAAACAATACGCCACCAGATACGGAGCTTGTTTTTAGGCTAGATTATACCGATGGTGTTTATGAAGATTTTGAATATATCTCTATCGTAACCTCATCCCCACATACGATTATTCAGGGCAATAATTTAGCGATGACGGTTACATCTGATGGTGATTTGGGTTATGATGCAGACTTTTTAAATGATGGAATAGGCATTCAGTTCGAAGGTGAGCTAGTTGCAGATAATACTGGTCTCATACTATCTTTTAGTCAAACAGAAGTGATTGATAATGCGCCTACTAATTTCTCATCTGCCATTAAAGATTCAGATTTTGAAGTAATTGAGCATATTAAAAGAAACCAAAATGGGTATGCTCCTATTGAAGCTAAATCGGTTTTTAATAATGGAGATACCATACGCATTGAGCAAACTTCACTTTCGAACGATCAGGATGATTTCATTATTCAGGATTATAGAATAGTAAATACAGGCAGTCAATCATTCAACGATTTTACACTTAACCTATTTTCGGATTGGAATATTGGTGATCAAGACTTCAACAGGGCTTCCTGGTCTGGTGCACATAAATTGGGATATATCCACAATGGAACTACCTATGTGGGCATAGCCTTAATTTCCAATCAGGATTCTGTTTATTCTGCTGTAAACAATCGTAATTTCAATGGAAATAGTGCTGATATTCCTGCCACTTTGAATGATAGTGTAAAATATGCGCATACCTCAGCAGGAATTCTTCAAACAGAAGCCGGTGAAGTGAATACCGGTAACGATGTTTCTCATTTTATTGGTGCTCAGATAGATTTACTCGAAGTAAATCAGGCAGAGAAAGTAACGTTTTGCTTCGTGGCAGGGCACTCGCTTGCAGAGTTGATCGATTTGGTGAGTAAGGCCAAAACTTTTTATTCGGATCATTTGGCGAATCCTCCAATAGTAGCCATTGCAGAAACCTGTGTGGGCGAGCCTGCCATTATTAACCCTTCGGATGGCACTCTTTACAATTTCTATTCAGATGTAGAATTAGCCA
This genomic window contains:
- a CDS encoding S8 family serine peptidase: MKRLISIFFLLILSAPVLIGQKRTYELPKGVNDSQYDANTIIVKLKSGEHKAKSLANTELFSKPPQAALLHTAQKNNHPLSSIYKVQVEEGKSVLEEINRLLSYDEVEYAEPYFNHRPLLLPNDPGANPTTGAQYYLNNIRAYDAWSIEQGDSTIVIGILDSGVEPNHTDMVNQIAYNFNDPINGIDDDGDGLVDNFAGWDIADNDNNPVADVDVHGTEVGAVSSARTNNGIGIAGTGYKSKFLPIKIFTSPANNFKFGYEAIALAADLGCKVINLSWGSAGSFSQFGQDVINYAVLEKDVVIIAAAGNTNEELDFYPASFDNVISVSASDINDEKTFFATFSHKVDMVAPGIEIYTATNGNTYGGGRSGTSFSAPMVAGAAALVRARFPDLSAQQVMERLRATADDIYTIGTNSTYEGMLGKGRLNMLRALTDVTPSIRIDSSNYTNGLGNFAYRGDTLELHFQFKNYLDAFQSGEITISSNSPHVTFLTNTFNVASLSTLQSTDNFDEPFQVKLSNNTPPDTELVFRLDYTDGVYEDFEYISIVTSSPHTIIQGNNLAMTVTSDGDLGYDADFLNDGIGIQFEGELVADNTGLILSFSQTEVIDNAPTNFSSAIKDSDFEVIEHIKRNQNGYAPIEAKSVFNNGDTIRIEQTSLSNDQDDFIIQDYRIVNTGSQSFNDFTLNLFSDWNIGDQDFNRASWSGAHKLGYIHNGTTYVGIALISNQDSVYSAVNNRNFNGNSADIPATLNDSVKYAHTSAGILQTEAGEVNTGNDVSHFIGAQIDLLEVNQAEKVTFCFVAGHSLAELIDLVSKAKTFYSDHLANPPIVAIAETCVGEPAIINPSDGTLYNFYSDVELANLLESGESFTTGPITSPTKFYAINKDNAFDSDVYTVIAKPKLVEADFSANPSPLLLDETGNSIVRFTDLSVDGASWHWQFDNGFTSNVKNPQMNFTSTGMYNISLNVTNDIGCSETVIKSIEVANRSNLPNIADVSICKNEEVTFTATNATDLEFYSDEQLSNLISSGTSFTNQYEKDTSLYVISTDSVYQSNPKHVRIHIDDVTADFTFHPDTLDISSTNLLSLKSTSIDQVLDIWYINNELLSTQAELTYPYESTIPFELMLVAESATSCTDTLRVTITPEVSSIPVFKNIDICADSSAIINPEGHFLHFYSDEALTQLQHKGSEILLATIEKDTIIYITNNASLIESAPLAVAINVSDIEARFTTNPEALNLAEASEVNFTDQSIDAIEWVWILESDTISTDPNFSFNFSDIGQYTVELWVRDELGCINNTSILYQVESITSLANEAEEFNIYPNPTSDFLSIQGEGISSIRLFNSEGRQVTDTIQSTNTINLKHLKPGIYLLVIETHSKIYHRKIIKN
- a CDS encoding phospholipid scramblase-related protein, whose product is MHPILNKNLFFVKEHVGMFKASNNYDIYDPETQEIILECREPNLGFFTKMFRFTDYKRMTPFEVVISTPGGEQIIKVKRGISLFLSTVDVFDEKDNLVGKFKQQFFSIGGKFNLLDMNNKVVCTLKGKWTSWDFKFVKEGHEFAHVSKQWSGFGKELFTSADNYMLKIDESVPQDNRLRILILAAVMCIDMVLKE
- the paaN gene encoding phenylacetic acid degradation protein PaaN, whose amino-acid sequence is MSLYSKHKDILDKAVKALHERTFFAAYPEHPSPSVYGETADADGRKKFQASVGKKFEELKQENPKSWIGVEESPYMQTPLNIQYPAFGVETLVERGLTAFNSWRKVDVNDRAGILVESLERVKERFFEVAYATMHTTGQGYMMAFQASGPHAADRALEAIAAGYEELNRFPKNVVWDKPMGKFNITLDKQWRAVPKGLGLVIGCSTFPTWNSVPGVYASLVTGNPVIVKPHPGAILPMAIFVAEIQNVLAENNMDPNICQLAVDTYDKTITKELAEHEAVKVIDFTGNSHFGSYLEGLSGKAVFTEKTGVNSVILDSAENIDKVAANLAFSVTLYSGQMCTAPQNFYIPEGGINTPDGNVSFDEFAAKLVENINGLVGNPKAGPFVLGAVQNKNTCERVETIGQLGGKVLLESRSIENPMFKDARIATPAVLTMDAADKQKFSSELFGPIVILVKTKDTKESVALAKDMAIKHGAISCGAYSTDADTKEMIADQMSLAATPVSFNLVGGIYMNQNAGFSDFHVTGGNPAGNASFTNPEYVIKRFTWVGHREPVKA